The Streptomyces sp. NBC_01276 genome contains the following window.
AGGCCACCAGCACCGCCAGCAGCGCGGCGATCGCCAGGGTGACGGGGAGGGTGAAGCCCAAACCGTAGGCACCGGCCGCGGCCAGGACCAGCACGATCGACTCCGGCCCGTACGCCACGGACGCCATCGCGTCCAGGGACAGCGCGGCCAGCCCCTGGAGAGCGGTCAGCCGATGGCGGTCGTCTGCCGCCGGTGTCCGTACGCCGGTATCAGGAGGTTCCTCCGTGCCCGGGGCCTGTCCTGCCGCGCTCGGCTTTCCCATGTCTATCGACATCTTTCGCTGTTCCTCCGTTGGACAAAGTGAGGACAGCGTCCGAACGCCATGGCCGGATCGCCAGTGTTCTTGGCGTTATCCATACGACCGCCACGCCAGTCTTCACGCGCCCTTGATGGCCGGCCGGGAAAGTCGTATGAGGTGCGTCAAGACCTCGCAGGGGCGGGTGGCTGCACCTCCAACGGGGGCAGGGTTGAAAGGGGCATCACCCCACCCCCTCGGAAATGGGGGAAGGTTCAGATGGATGCGGAGAACGTGGTCGGAGGGAACCGCCCGGCTGGCCGAGGACGGCCGCTCGCCGGAGGCGGTGGTCGAGTACGTGCGCAGGGAGCTCGTCGGGCTGCTGGAGCTGCGCGGCTGCCGCTTCGAGTACGGATCCCTGATGGGCAACCTGCCGCGTCTGGAGCATGACGGCGGCGTCTGGCTGCACCGCCCGGGCCGGGTGACGGAGTACACCGACTGGCCGGACGGCAAGACCGAGCTCCGGGTCGTGGGCGGCGGACACTACTACGGCCGCTTCCTGCTGGATCCCCACCCCGGGCCGCTGCCTCCGGAACAGGACCGCTTCGTGGCCGTCGCGCTGGCCGCGCAGGCCGGCTCCGCCCTGGACACGGCCGGCCTGTCCCACCAGGCCTGACCGGTCCTTTTCAGGCACTTCCCGTAAGGACGGCGTCAAGAGTTCCCGCGGGCCCGTATGGACCTCATCAAGGTGTCTTAACGCCGGGATGAAGACACGGTTATCTCGTCATCGGCCATCTGGCCGATTCATTTCTTCCCTCTTCATCCAGGAGCTCACGGTGGCCGATCTGGCCTTCGTCGTCACCACGGTCGCGGTATTCGCGCTGGTGGCTCTCATCGCCCGAGGGGTGGCCAAGCTGTGACCGTCGAAAACATCGTCGGCCTCGCCGTGGCCGTCTCCCTGCTCGGATACCTCGTCCTCGCCCTCGTCAAGCCGGAGAGGTTCTAGCCACCGATGAGTCCCGTTCTCGCTGGTGTGCTCCAGCTCCTCGCACTGATCGCCGCGCTCGCGCTGGCCTACCGCCCCCTCGGCGACTACATGGCCAAGGTCTACTCCTCGGAGAAGCACTACCGCCCGGAGAAGTGGATCTACAAGGCGATCGGCGCCAATCCGACCGCCGAGATGCGCTGGCCCGCCTACCTGCGCGGCGTCCTCGCCTTCTCCGCGGTGAGTGTGCTCTTCCTCTACGCCCTCCAGCGCGCCCAGGGCATCCTGCCCGGCTCGCTCGGCTTCTCCGCGATCGACCCCGACCAGGCCTTCAACACCGCCGCCTCCTTCGTGGCCAACACGAACTGGCAGTCGTACTACGGCGAGCAGGCCATGGGCCACGTCGTGCAGACCGGCGGCCTCGCCGTACAGAACTTCGTCTCGGCCGCGGTCGGCATGGCCGTGGCGGTGGCCCTGGTACGGGGCTTCGCGCGCTCCCGCACCGGTGAACTCGGCAACTTCTGGGCCGACCTGGTCCGCGGCACCGTCCGCATCCTCCTGCCCATCGCCGTCCTCGGCGCGATCGTCCTCGTCGCGTGCGGCGCGATCCAGAACTTCGCCGGCATCCACGAGGTCGGCCAGTTCCTGGGCGGTACGCAGCAGTGGAACGGCGGGGCGGTGGCCTCCCAGGAGGTCATCAAGGAGCTGGGCACGAACGGCGGCGGCTACTTCAACGCCAACTCCGCCCACCCCTTCGAGAACCCCACCCCCTTCTCCAACCTCTTCGAGATCTTCCTGATCCTCGTCATCCCGTTCGCGCTCACCCGCACGTTCGGCCGGATGGTCGGCAACCTGCGCCAGGGCTACGCGATCCTGGCGACGATGGCGACGATCTGGCTCGGCTTCACGGCCCTGATGATGTGGACCGAATTCGCCCACCACGGCCCGGCGTTCGAGGTCGCGGGCGGGGCGATGGAGGGCAAGGAGACCCGCTTCGGCGTCGGCGCCTCCGCGATCTTCTCGGTCGCCACGACGCTCACCTCCACCGGCGCGGTCAACTCCTTCCACTCCTCCTACACCGGTCTCGGCGGCGGCATCCAACTGCTGGGCATGCAGCTCGGCGAGATCGCCCCCGGCGGTGTCGGCTCCGGTCTCTACGGCATGCTGGTCATGGCGATCATCGCGGTGTTCATCGCCGGCCTCATGGTCGGCCGCACCCCGGAGTACCTGGGCAAGAAGATCGGCACCCGCGAGATCAAGTTCGCGGCCTGCTACATCCTCATCACCCCGGCGCTGGTGCTGTGCTTCACCGCCGCGGCCATGGCCCTGCCCACCCCGCCGCACTCGATGCTGAACTCCGGGGCGCACGGCTTTTCCGAGGTCCTCTACGCCTACACCTCGGGCGCCAACAACAACGGCTCCGCCTTCGCGGGCCTGAACGCCGACACGCAGTGGTTCAACACCACCATCGGCCTCGCCATGCTGCTGGGCCGGTTCCTGCCCATGGTCTTCGTCCTCGCGCTGGCCGGCTCGCTCGCCGAGCAGAAGCCCGTCCCCGAGACCGCGGGCACGCTCCGTACCGACAAGCCGCTCTACACCGGCCTCCTCGTCGGCACGATCCTCATCGTCACCGGTCTGACCTACTTCCCCGCCCTCGCGCTGGGGCCGCTCGCCGAAGGGCTCGCATCATGAGCACCGCCACTCCGACCCGTGCCCCGCACGAGAACCTGCCCACCGGACACAAGCCGCCCGCCGGCCGTGTCGGCGGGGGCCTGTTCGACCCCAAGCAACTGCTGAAGTCCTTCCCGGATGCGGTGAAGAAGCTCGACCCCCGCGTCATGATCAAGTCGCCGGTCATGTTCGTGGTCCTCGTCGGCTCGGTGGTCACCACCGTGCTGGCCCTGAAGGACCCGACGGACTGGTTCGGCTGGGCGATCACCGCCTGGCTGTGGCTGACCACCATCTTCGCCAACCTCGCCGAGGCCGTGGCCGAGGGCCGCGGCAAGGCCCAGGCGGACACCCTCCGCAAGGCCAAGACCGACTCCGTCGCCCGCCGCCTGACCACAGACGGCATGGGCGAAGAACAGGTCCCGGGCACCGAGCTGAAGATCGGCGACCTGGTGGTCTGCGAGGCCGGTGACGTCATCCCCGGCGACGGAGACGTCATCGAAGGCGTCGCCTCCGTCGACGAGTCCGCGATCACCGGTGAGTCCGCCCCGGTGATCCGGGAGTCCGGCGGCGACCGCAGCGCGGTCACCGGCGGTACGAAGGTCCTCTCCGACCGGATCGTCGTCAAGATCACGACGAAGCCCGGTGAGACGTTCATCGACCGCATGATCGCCCTGGTGGAGGGCGCGGCGCGGCAGAAGACGCCGAACGAGATCGCGCTGAACATCCTTCTCGCATCCCTCACGATCGTCTTCCTGCTGGCGGTCGTCACCCTCCAGCCCTTCGCGATCTACGCCGGCGCCGAGCAGTCGATGATCGTGCTGACCGCGCTGCTGGTCTGCCTGATCCCGACCACGATCGGCGCGCTCCTGTCGGCCATCGGCATCGCGGGCATGGACCGCCTCGTGCAGCGCAACGTCCTGGCCATGTCCGGCCGGGCCGTCGAAGCCGCGGGTGACGTCTCCACCCTCCTGCTCGACAAGACGGGCACCATCACCCTCGGCAACCGGCAGGCCGCCGAGTTCGTCCCCGTCAAGGGCACGACGGAGGC
Protein-coding sequences here:
- the kdpF gene encoding K(+)-transporting ATPase subunit F, which encodes MTVENIVGLAVAVSLLGYLVLALVKPERF
- the kdpA gene encoding potassium-transporting ATPase subunit KdpA; this translates as MSPVLAGVLQLLALIAALALAYRPLGDYMAKVYSSEKHYRPEKWIYKAIGANPTAEMRWPAYLRGVLAFSAVSVLFLYALQRAQGILPGSLGFSAIDPDQAFNTAASFVANTNWQSYYGEQAMGHVVQTGGLAVQNFVSAAVGMAVAVALVRGFARSRTGELGNFWADLVRGTVRILLPIAVLGAIVLVACGAIQNFAGIHEVGQFLGGTQQWNGGAVASQEVIKELGTNGGGYFNANSAHPFENPTPFSNLFEIFLILVIPFALTRTFGRMVGNLRQGYAILATMATIWLGFTALMMWTEFAHHGPAFEVAGGAMEGKETRFGVGASAIFSVATTLTSTGAVNSFHSSYTGLGGGIQLLGMQLGEIAPGGVGSGLYGMLVMAIIAVFIAGLMVGRTPEYLGKKIGTREIKFAACYILITPALVLCFTAAAMALPTPPHSMLNSGAHGFSEVLYAYTSGANNNGSAFAGLNADTQWFNTTIGLAMLLGRFLPMVFVLALAGSLAEQKPVPETAGTLRTDKPLYTGLLVGTILIVTGLTYFPALALGPLAEGLAS